The DNA sequence ATCTTGTCATAGCGCATAAAAGAAGAGTCACGTTGTTGGGTGATCGTAAAGTTGGCCGTATCAACAAATTGAACGAGACCATTGAAATCATTTGCATATTTTCCTTTGACCGTCTTATGGGCCTCTTGCGCATTACGAATATCCTTAAGCTTGGCAATAACGGCCGCATAACGCTCTTGTTTCACCTTTTCAAACTGAATTGGGGCCGTGATGGAGTTGTAAATGAGATAACCCATAAAAATACTCAAAATGCCAAACAATAGAATCAAAAAAGGCTTTGCTTTCAGCGGCAAGAATTTATCAATGATATATACCAACAAGAAAGTTACAAGGCATATACCGACTACAATTAGTATCAATTTCAACATAGTGGATAGTCTTTCTGAGTTAATTTAGTGGTTATTCACAAATCTACAATTTTTTTTTAATCACGAAACTTTTTCATCAAAAAACAGGTCTATCTTTAGGGCATCATGAACGACTTGACAACTACGGATTTTTACGGTCTTCTGCTTGAGAAATTTTCTTATGAGCCTACCCAAAAACAGAAGGCCGCATTAAAGAAACTTTCCGAATTCGCCCTATCAAAAAAAAAGGATGAACTCTTCGTTTTAAAAGGTTTTGCCGGTACGGGCAAAACCACTTTAATGGCCTGTTTGGTCAATATGTTATGGAAGGCCAGATTGAAATACGTTTTAATGGCCCCCACAGGTAGGGCGGCCAAGGTCATGAGCGGTTATTCAAGCGCTACGGCAAATACCATCCATAAGAAGATCTACTTTCCAAAGAAGAATACATCAGGGGCGATCAAATTTGTTTTGGCTCCCAACAAACACCGAAATACATTGTTTATTGTCGATGAGGCTTCAATGATTTCTGATGTGGGAGCTGATTCAAAACTATTCGATAACGGGTTGTTAGATGACCTTATGCATTATGTCTATTCAGGTCATCAATGTAAGCTTATCTTGATCGGTGACATGGCACAATTACCCCCTGTTGGCGCTGATCTGAGTCCGGCATTGAACGGCGACCAGCTTTCCCTGGGCTACGATAAAGAAGTAGAGATGCTCGAGCTTGATGAAGTAGTTCGACAGGCCAGTGATTCTGGTATCTTAATGAATGCAACGGGCATTCGAGAACAAATTCAAAGTGGTTTTTTTGAAGGATTTAGATTTCAATTGCATCCTTTTGAAGACATCATCAGACTTGTTGATGGCCATGAAATACAGGAAGCCATAGATTCTTCCTATTCGCAGAACGGAAAAGAAGAAACCGCCATTATCGTTCGGTCAAACAAAAGGGCCAACCTGTACAACCAAAAC is a window from the Muricauda sp. SCSIO 65647 genome containing:
- a CDS encoding ATP-dependent RecD-like DNA helicase — translated: MNDLTTTDFYGLLLEKFSYEPTQKQKAALKKLSEFALSKKKDELFVLKGFAGTGKTTLMACLVNMLWKARLKYVLMAPTGRAAKVMSGYSSATANTIHKKIYFPKKNTSGAIKFVLAPNKHRNTLFIVDEASMISDVGADSKLFDNGLLDDLMHYVYSGHQCKLILIGDMAQLPPVGADLSPALNGDQLSLGYDKEVEMLELDEVVRQASDSGILMNATGIREQIQSGFFEGFRFQLHPFEDIIRLVDGHEIQEAIDSSYSQNGKEETAIIVRSNKRANLYNQNIRERILFLENEISVGDYMMVVKNNYFWLRPNSEAGFIANGDIIEVLEIFAIKQLYGFSFAEVKARMVDYPNQRPFETVLLLDTISAESPSLPYEESNRLYQEVAQDYAHEKSKYKRFLGVKNNRYFNALQVKFSYAITCHKSQGGQWNTVFVEQPYVINGVDKEYLRWLYTAVTRAKRKLYLIGFSNNFFLEGE